GCTCCATCTGGTGTGTCCGCGCACTGGTGTGTCCGCGACTTTACTTGTTTCCTCAAAAATATTACGATGACAACCGGTGATTCTGAAAAGGAGATTTATTTATGGGTTCAAAATCCATTTTTCGATTTGCCTTTTTTATTTTTGTCTTCCTTTTCTCTTTTTCCGAAGTTTTTGCCCAAACTGCGTTTCCTTGTCCTCTGACACCTTTTGCGGGCAATGGCGGCGTGGGAAATACTGGCGATGGAGGAGCGGCAACAGCGGCGTCGCTCTCAAGGCCAGTTGAATTCACGTTCGATTCTGCAGGGAATGCCTACATTATCAGTGAGCATAAGGTGCGAAAAGTTGATCGCAATGGAAATATTTCAACCTTTGCAGGGACTGGAGTTTTCGGATTCTTTGGAGACGGAGGAGCGGCAACGCAGGCACAGCTCGATGAGCCGGTAGATATCGCGACCGACCTTCAGGGAAATGTTTATATTGCAGATAGTAAAAATGGCCGGATTCGCAAAGTCGATCTGAATGGTATCATCACCACTGTTGCAGGGAATGGGAACCAAGGGGTTGAACCACAAAATGGACTTTTAGCCACTTCCATCAAGCTCGGGGTGACTTTGCAAAACTATCAGAATCGCATGTCTGGGCTTACAGCAATCACATTGGACCGACAAGGCAACCTCTATGTCGCACTTGGAGACAATGAAACTTGCCGCATTGAAAGGTCCCAAAATATTATCAAAGTAGATACCAGTGGCCACATTACATTAATACCACTTCCTGACGATTGCCCATTCCGACTCAAAACCGACAACAATGGAAATCTCTATTATCTCGGTGAAACATCGCGCCTCGGTCACGCGTTACGCGACAGAATTTATAAAATTGATACGAACGGAAATGTTACGGTTGTGGCAGGAACTGGTATACGAGGTTCATCTGGGGACGGTGGTCTCGCAACGAGCGCCCAAATTTCGATTGATACGCGCTTTCTCTCGGGCTTGAATGGATTGGCACTCGATCTCCATGGAAATCTCTATTTTATTGAGCCGGGACCGCTCGCAGCGCGACAGAACAAACTGAGAAAAATTGATCAAGCAGGAATTATTCGTTCTTATCTCATCACAAACGATGCAGCCGGTTACCCCATTAGTCTTTCAGATATAGAATTTGATAAGGACAATATTTTTTATGGTGCTGGTATTTTTAGTATTCTCAAATGTAATTATTGTGCACAGCAAAACATCCAGATTGATGATAACAATTCCTGTACACAGGACTCCTGTATTTTCTTGGACGGCTCTATTCTCCATGATCCCATTCCCTTCAACGGTCAAACTTGTTCAGACAGTAACATCTGCGATGGAACGAGCGCTTGTTCGAATGGCCAATGCAGAAATCGTCCTCAAACGCGTCCGGCTGATGGAACGAGTTGCCCTCTTCCTGCTGATCCTTTTACAGGGCTTGTAAGGCAGGGGATTTGTCAGCGAGGACAATGCGTGCAGGGTGGCACGGTTAACTGGCCTCCTCCAAAACCACCGGTCGTGGATGCTTCTTGTTTTGAGCAGTTAAAAAAATTGCCACCAAATCCATGTGTTACAAAGAGCTGCAATGCTCTCAATAAAGTTGTCAGCTCTTACAAAGCAGATTTTACTCCTTGTGAAGAAGGAAAAGTATGTTGTTCAGGTGCGTGTCTCTTTCGAAACCAGTGTGGAGAACCCAATTAAATTTTCTCAAAAAAATTTGGATTGATTTTTTTAAGATAGGAGATTTCAGATTGAAAGAACCTTTCTGATTGTCGAAAGAGAGAAAAATACTTCTCAATCAATGGTCCATCGTTTGGAAAGAGCTGCTTTAAAGTTTTTTCTGCCTGGCCAGCTTCTTTCACGCTCATAGCGCGTGCAAGAAAGATAAGAGCTGTAAGTTTTGGCAACCTCTCTTCGCGATTGGGGATTTTTAGTTCAACGTTTTCCCTCACTTTATCGGGAGCGACACCATCGGGAAGAAGATCCTTGAGATGTCGACGAAGACCATTGGCGTAACCTCTCTTCACTTCAGATGATGCTGCTATCTGATAAAAAATGCCATCGCAGGCTTCTCTCGTATATTGTTTGATAATTTTTTGTTCCCTCTCACTCTTTGCTGCAGCAAGTATTTCTTTGAGAAGAATGCCGCCTTTGGGACTCTTCATCATTGCATCTGTATAGCTCGATGCCCCCCATTTTTGAGCAATTTTTTGCTGGAGATCATGACCTCGTTCATGCCGCACGAGCATCTGCCATTGTCGTGGAAGAGTCGCATCATCAGTCTGATCTGAAATTCTATATCCAAGACAGAGATAGACAGTCTTTCCTTTTTTTCCAAATGTCACTAAAGCAGCGGCGGTTTCACAAAGGAGTCCGTAGAAACAAGGAAGTTCTGGTTCAGAACACTCCCGACCTGTACGAGAAAAAACCTCGCTCCCCCATCTATCATCAGTAGCTACGATGGCTGCCAACTCCAGAAAGTCTTGAGAAGAAGGAGGGGACGGTGTTCGGCCGGATCTCATGACCTCTTTTTGATCCAATTTAAAAAATAATCGATCAGAGGAAGAAAGAGTTTTTATCCGATCGTAATTGCTTTGAGCCTGAGCTGACAATTCTGCTTTCGCAACTGAAACGATGGGGTATTCAATTTCACCAGCTTGAGTGCGCGGTAAAAGGCCAATCTGTCCATTATTTCCATCAAGTGAATCGATTTTGGTTAATTGTGTCAATGCTCGGATTACTTGATCGGCATCGAGGTAAAAATCACCTGAAGGTCGATTGATCTTCACGTAACCTTGGCCGTCGATTTTGTTGGGTTTGATTCCACGCAAAGCTTGATACCAGGAATCAGCCACGTCTTTATTGGTAAGGAAGATATCCATAGAATTTTTATCGTTCCTTCTTTGAAATTGTTGCTTTTCTTAAAGATTGAAAATGAATGAAGAACTGGTGAATTTTCTTGAGCGGGCGATGGGAATCGAACCCACGTCTCAAGCTTGGGAAGCTCACATTCTACCATTGAACCACGCCCGCAGAACTGTCAGAGCGTATACCAACTGGACTTTTTTGCTGCAATAGCATTTCATCTCCGTATGAAGAAACTCACCAAAATAAAATGCCCTTACTGTGGAGGAGCGACAGTGTGGGAAGAGAATCTTTATCGTCCCTTTTGCTCGGAGCGTTGTAAGCTGCTCGATCTTGGGAAATGGGCAAGTGATGAATATCGCATTGAGGGTGAAAAAACCTCAGATCCCAAAGACACAGAAGATGATGACCAATAATAATTCGAATTCTCAACAGCTGCTTCGGCTGAACTTTCTCGGGCCGCTCCGTTGCGGGTCGACCCGCAACGTTCGCTTAGCTCTCAACAATTTTAAATTTAACCCCGTTTGTGAAAATTATTTCGAGATACCCTGCGAAAGCTTCAACCTCGCGCGCTGTTGAGAAATGGTTTTTGATTAAAGTGTATGAATAAAATCAGCTAGGTGTTTTGGTGAATGGAGAATATAATCTGCTCGTGCGTCCCGTAACTTTTGTTCACTGTGAAGTCCCCAGGTTACTCCGATAGCGGTGATACCTGCGAGTTTGGCTTCTTTCATGTCTCCAATCGTATCCCCGATGTAAAATGTTCGATTTTTTTCGAGAGAAGATTTTTCAAGCAGGAAGTGAATGCGGTCAACTTTATTTGTAGCCCCATCTCCTCCAAGAATATCGGTGAAATGAGAAGTCAGCGAATGTGACGTCAATATTCTGTTGATCGTCAACGTGGTATTGGACGAAACAATGGAATTTGTTGTTTTCAGTTCAATGTTTTGAAAAAATTCAGGAATTCCCTCAAAGAGAGAGATGTGATTCGTCTCACTTGCCTTGTCCAATTCAAGAAGAATCTCGTTAATATGATGTTGATGAACACCTCGTTTTTGAAATCCATAAATAACATTCGTTTCAAAAAGAGCCTGTAAATCTTCAGGAGATTGAAGAAAATTATATTCGAGTGCGATGAGGCGATCGTAGACAAGCTGCTGATAGAGGTTCAGAGAGTCTGCGATGACGCCATCGAAATCAAAAATGAGAAGAGGTTTCTTCATGCTTGGGGGTCTACAAAGCGGGCTTTGACAAGTTTTGCAATCACTTCTTTGTTTGCAGGGGGAAATGTATATTGGGTCAGCTCTTGTGGCTTAATCCATTTCATTTGCTGTGCCTCTTGCGATTTTGGTTTTCCCTTAAGAATCGAGCAGCGATGAAATCGGATATGAACCTGTCGATCTTCATAGGTGTAATCAGCTGTCCAATCGTGAGGCCGCACAGCTACTTCAATTCCTAACTCCTCTTTTATTTCTCGCTTGATGCAATCACGCCACGACTCTTTTCCTTGTCGTTTGCCACCAGGGAATTCCCAATAGCCCTCAAGATGTTTTCCTTCGGGACGGCGTGTGATGAGAATGTTTCCATTTTTGTGAATGATCGCTGCCGCGATTTCGATTGATGGTGTACGAGAACGGGTTTCAAAACTGATGGGATACGGGTGTCGCCGAGGTCGGATCCCAGGGGCGCCCCGCGCCAGCGGGGATGTGGAACGACCGAGGTGACGGGCCCTGGAACCAATTTGTAGCGTTTTGAAATCCGTTCTCGATAAGGTTGAATACGAGCATAAGGGTCTCATCGGACAGATCAAACATGTCGGATCTTTCGCAGTACAAACAGCTGATCCAAAATCCATCATGGCTTGATGAAAGGCCCAAGATTTTTTCTTCGGCACAAAATCAGCAGCATGCTCAGCCACTTCTTTGAGAAGATTCTTTCCGGTAATCCCAAACACACGCGAGAGAACCCGACTGGTATTGGTGTCAAGCACGAGCACATCTTGTTCATATGCAAAAACTGCAATTGCACGGGCAGTGTAAGGACCAATTCCTGGAAGTGCTTCAAGGTCTTCGACCTTTTCGGGAAAGATTCCTTTATATTGTTGAACAATAACCTTTGCTGCTCGCAACATATTACGTGCACGACGGTAGTATCCGAGACCGCGCCATGCCGAGAGGACTTGTGGCCACCTTGCTTTGGCAAGTGTTTTGATATCGGGGAATTTTTGAAAGAAACGCTGATAATAATCGATGACCCGATCAACTTGGGTTTGTTGGAGCATCATTTCAGAAACCCAAATCTTGTAGGGATCACGTGTCTTGCGCCACGGAAGATTACGACCATTGGTTTCAAACCATTTTAGAAGCTGCGATGTAAATTGACGATGATTCATGCAGATGGAAAATCTTCAATATTGTTTCTCGGCATGGATCGTGATGTACATGATCGCCGTATGCGTCTGCAAGTATTTGTACAAAGCTCTGAAATCTCCTTGATAGCTCCTCCAGAATGTTTTAAGCGCTTTCAGTCTTCTTTATAGGTTGTGTGCTTGGGGCGCTTAGCTCAGCGGCAGAGCGTCTGCTTTACACGCAGAGGGTCGCAGGTTCAAATCCTGCAGCGCCCACAGAACGAAAAACATGAACGAATAAGTCGATTTTTATTGACGTTCTTCGTCGTTCGGTAAAATTTGCTACATCCAATTTTGGGGCGGTAGTTCAGCTGGTTAGAACGCATGCCTGTCACGCATGAGGTCGCGGGTTCGATCCCCGTCCGCCCCGCATCACTATGCATCATATCTCGATTCTCCACGCGATCATTCTTGGGATTATTCAAGGCGCCACCGAGTTTCTCCCCATTTCCAGTAGCGGTCATTTGGTATTAGCCCAAAATCTTTTGGGGGTTGATCTCGAAAAAGAAGCACTCCTTGCATTTGATATTGCGCTTCATTTTGGAACGCTTTTGGCGCTCCTCCTTCTCTTTCGAAAAGATCTGAAGACACTCATACAAGGAGCTTTCCAAAAAAATTCAGAAAATCCGCAGAGCGTGCCGTCAAGAAAATTACTCTGGTATCTTTTTTTGGCGACGCTCCCTGCCGTAGTGATCGGACTTGCGTTCAAAGATTTTTTTGAAGAGATGATGACCGATACGTTTTCGACGGGTGTGCAGTTTATCATCACCGGTTTTATTTTGTGGTCGACACGATATGCCCGTTTCTCTGTGCTCACAGCGACGCATATGCGATCGATGCATGCACTCATCATCGGCGTTGCTCAAGCAATAGCGATCATTCCGGCTATTTCCCGTTCGGGGACTACCATTGCAGCGGCACTTCTTCTTCGTTTCGATCGTGAATTTGCGGCTCGTTTCTCTTTTTTACTTGCGATTCCAGCTTTGGGAGGAGCGACACTTTTGAGTCTTGACAATCTTCGATATTTTTCTTCAGAAAATCTGCTCGCGACATTGATCGGAACTGTCGTTTCATTCATTGTCGCGATCGGCTGCATCAAGTGGTTGATGACGATCATCAAGAAAGGTCAGTTTTCCTGGTTTGCGATCTACTGTTGGATTATTGGTTTATGTGCAATCTTTCTTGCCTAAGAAATAATTTTAAAACAGATCAAGATTCGGGTGACGCCGGAGGTGCTTCCGGGAGGGTCTCCCGCGATAAGTGGGAGGGCCGGAACACCGCAGGCGGCAGGACCCGTATCAATGAAATGTTTTAAAATTATTTCTTAGAAGATGTGCGCCACTTCTTTAATCGTTCAGAGATTTCTTTTTCTTCCCCGTTTTCGGTCGGTTCATAATAAATGGTCCCTTGCAGTTTTTCAGGAAGATATTTTTCACCGATAACAAAATTTTCTTCATAGTCATGTGCGTATTTGTAATTCTTGCCGTAATCGAGTTCCTTCATGAGTTTTGTCGGAGCGTTGCGAATATGTTTTGGTGTTTGCAGCACTCCGTGCTTTTCTATATCTGTTTTTGCTTTCTTGTATGCCATATAACTCGCATTCGATTTGGGAGCGCTTGCGAGATAGGTCGCGCACTGCGCGAGCGGAATCCATCCTTCAGGCATGCCGACAAAATCAAACGCTTGCATGCAGCTGATCGCCACTTGCACTGCTTGCGAATCAGCGTTGCCGATATCTTCTGATGCAAAGATCACCATGCGGCGAGCGCAAAAGAGAGGCTCTTCGCCGGCCTCTAACATGCGTGCGAGATAGTAGATAGCAGCGTCAGGATCAGAACCGCGCATACTTTTGATGAATGCGCTGATGACATTGTAATGTTCTTCTCCTTTTTTGTCGTAAAACAGACTTTTTTTCTGCAGCGCTGCTTCGACATGGTTCAGGTTTATGCAAAAACCAATTTCAAAACGATCCGCAGATACGGGTCCTGTCACCTCCGTCGTTTCACCTCCCCGCTGGCGCGGGGCGCCCCTGGGATCCGACGTCGGTGCCACCCGTACGCCATCTGTTTTGAAATGTGTTTTGACAAGGTCAGCAGCAATTTCCAATGTATTCAACGCCCGACGTGCATCACCATCAGCGCTTGCGCATAAAAAGTTGAGAGCATCATCGTTCATAGTCAGATGAAATTTCCCAAGTCCTTTTTCTTCATCCTGTAAGGCTTTCAACACAACTTTTTTGAGATCACCATGTGAGAGAGGTTCAATCACATAAACTTTGGTTCGAGAAAGAAGCGCGCCGATGACTTCAAACGAAGGGTTTTCCGTAGTTGAACCGATGATCGTAATCGTGCCGTCTTCAACGTGCGGCAGAAGTGCGTCCTGCTGCGCTTTATTCCAGCGATGAATTTCATCAATGAAAAGAAGACTTCGCTGACCGTTAAATTTTCGGGCTGTGTTTGCCTCTTCGATAATGTCGCGAAGTTCTTTGACGCCAGAAAGAACTGCAGAGAGTTGAAAAAATTTTGCTTTCGTGTGATGCGCGATAATTCGTGCGAGCGTGGTTTTCCCCGTTCCCGGAGGTCCCCAGAAGATGATCGAGGGGAGGGTGTCAGCTTCGATGAGAGACGTAAGAGGTTTCCCTTTGCCGATGAGATGCGTCTGGCCGACAACGTCTTCAAGTATTTTGGGCCGCATCCGCTCTGCGAGGGGAGCATGAGTGCGCGCGATCTGATCAAAAAGAGTGGCCATAGCTTCATGAATCATGTTTTTCGTTCACAGTTCAAGGGGAAAGATAAGGGCTTACTCATCCTTCGACAAGCTCAGGATGAACAAAAGACGACCAATAAGTGTCTGACACTTTCTGGTCACAGGAAAGATCGACGCAACCTTTTTGGAGAGAGGCCGATAGAGAGAAAGCCCTTGATAAGGAGATGATATGTCTGAAAAATGCCAACTAACTCAAAATACACTGAATGTGAGGACGTTACGCGAATGTACCGAAAAAGTTGTACCTTATCAGAAACTTCGGGACCTTGCGACAGCACTTCTGGATGCGACGAAATCTTATGACATTGATGAAGATGGGATTTTTAAAGCAGGATTTGAATTACGAAGGCTGGCTCAGGGTGTTGGAACCTATGTTCTGCCAACACTTCAAGGCGATACTATTTATGATCCAAACTTGAGCGATTTTCGAAGGAAGTATCTCACACAACAAGTGTTCGAAATACTTCGAGATCGTCTCGATGGTGAGCTCAACGAGCAATATTATGATCGGTATGGTACGGTAACTCCGAATTTTGCTTTTGCTTCAGGATTTGAGCGCGATCTTGATCCAGATTTTTATCTTCAAGAAGACCCCGATAATCTCAGAAACGCATTAGCTTTCTCCTGGGATGAGAGATTTTATCTTCCAGTTACACTTTCTCTGCTCATGAAAAATCTTTCTGGCGAAGAATACGATCTCGCCACTGCACTCTTTGGTTATGATCAAGAACAGCGCCCATGGACTGCAGATGGTTGGATACGTGGCATGGACTGGATGATCGATAAAGTCAGTGGTATCGGTTTCATTTTCGGAACAACCTCGATGGCAGCAATAGGTTTTATGAACTCTTTCGTGGCAGAGGCAGCTCAAATCCCAACGGTGGTTGTGGCCGCACCAGCTTTGGCTACTCCCATCGCTTATGGTTTGTATGTTGCTGGCGCCTTTGTGGGTGGAGTTGGCATTGGCCTTATGGGTCACGGCGTTGTTTACCTTGTTGCTAAACCTCTGACCTCCGTTGACGAAGAGACCAGGCATGCATACCTGGAAGTAACGAAGTAACAGAGCACGTATCCCGTTCATGCTGAGCTAGTCGAAGCATGAGTCACCCTTCGACAAGCTCAGGGCGAGCGAGACAACGCCTCCGAGAGACTTTTTAATCAACACCTAGACAAGCCCTATTCAAGCATGTAAATCATCTTCATGCTTCTCTCCCTCCAGATTCAACACTTTGCCATCATTGATGAACTCGAAGTGGAGTTTGGTTCAGGTCTCAACGTCATGACCGGTGAAACAGGAGCCGGAAAGACGATCATCCTTCAAGCTCTCGATCTTCTTCTTGGCGCTCGTGCTTCGAATGATCTCATCCGCTCTGGAGAGACTTCCGCTTCTGTCACTGCTCGTTTTCTTTTCAAAAAAGAGATGACAGAAGTAAAACGGTTGCTTGAAGAAGTTGGAATCGATATCGATGAAGAGATTATTCTTCATCGGACGATAACGACAAATGGAAAAGGAAAAATTTCGATCAACGGAATTCCAGTTCCCCAACAATTTTTAAAAAGTGTCGGCGCATATCTCGTCGATATCTCCAGTCAACATGAACATCAACTGTTGCTCGATCCATCGCATCACGTGACGA
This is a stretch of genomic DNA from Deltaproteobacteria bacterium RIFCSPHIGHO2_02_FULL_44_16. It encodes these proteins:
- a CDS encoding DNA gyrase inhibitor YacG: MKKLTKIKCPYCGGATVWEENLYRPFCSERCKLLDLGKWASDEYRIEGEKTSDPKDTEDDDQ
- a CDS encoding AAA family ATPase; this translates as MATLFDQIARTHAPLAERMRPKILEDVVGQTHLIGKGKPLTSLIEADTLPSIIFWGPPGTGKTTLARIIAHHTKAKFFQLSAVLSGVKELRDIIEEANTARKFNGQRSLLFIDEIHRWNKAQQDALLPHVEDGTITIIGSTTENPSFEVIGALLSRTKVYVIEPLSHGDLKKVVLKALQDEEKGLGKFHLTMNDDALNFLCASADGDARRALNTLEIAADLVKTHFKTDGVRVAPTSDPRGAPRQRGGETTEVTGPVSADRFEIGFCINLNHVEAALQKKSLFYDKKGEEHYNVISAFIKSMRGSDPDAAIYYLARMLEAGEEPLFCARRMVIFASEDIGNADSQAVQVAISCMQAFDFVGMPEGWIPLAQCATYLASAPKSNASYMAYKKAKTDIEKHGVLQTPKHIRNAPTKLMKELDYGKNYKYAHDYEENFVIGEKYLPEKLQGTIYYEPTENGEEKEISERLKKWRTSSKK